In the Macadamia integrifolia cultivar HAES 741 unplaced genomic scaffold, SCU_Mint_v3 scaffold891, whole genome shotgun sequence genome, one interval contains:
- the LOC122070342 gene encoding putative UPF0481 protein At3g02645: MNLERPNKLVEKSSREPKAMAADGSNTDEDVKIFLEYMEKKIKYTSPFLYTIDRVLKPIRDVKPEDYTPRLISIGPLHHQEPHLIPMEAHKLRLVKEFLYRPFNKATLGDYLREMKGYEKEVRQCYSEKNPLNSDDFVRMMVVDGCFLLQLILGWTHYLNGDSIFNETWMPHIMRDLMLLENQLPFFVLNKLCKLCNGESRPDTIYDDTRNFIWNFLRLGQDVMLSRPDSETKHFLDYARHLYVSPFLHEHEQRFIRRKHSATELKKAAAVKFQKTNTRRFTDITFDGEDGKLNIPTIYIDNSTESLLRNLIALEQSHQYSVKYVTNYAIFMNDLINSPKDVKLLKKDGIFEGQVNPIEVADLYKNLLKEVTVPYDVCFSQVYHELESYYDSSWYRLGTIRHRCVSKICKMMKCVKTKYFDSPWSLIAFIAASTVLGLTMEPTIASFKSLKQKGVAAVSHETGVVE, encoded by the exons ATGAATCTTGAG AGACCTAACAAGCTCGTTGAGAAAAGCAGTAGAGAACCTAAAGCAATGGCCGCCGATGGTAGTAATACAGATGAAGATGTCAAGATATTTTTGGAATAcatggagaaaaaaataaaatacacatCACCATTTCTTTATACTATAGACAGAGTTCTCAAGCCAATAAGAGATGTAAAACCAGAAGACTACACACCTCGCTTGATTTCCATTGGTCCTCTTCACCATCAAGAGCCTCACTTAATACCCATGGAAGCACATAAGTTGAGACTTGTAAAAGAATTTCTTTACAGACCATTTAACAAAGCAACATTGGGTGATTATTTGAGAGAGATGAAGGGTTATGAAAAAGAAGTTCGCCAATGTTATTCAGAAAAAAATCCACTCAACTCAGATGACTTTGTGAGGATGATGGTGGTAGATGGTTGCTTCTTACTTCAACTCATCCTTGGTTGGACTCACTACCTTAATGGTGATTCTATATTTAATGAGACATGGATGCCTCATATCATGcgtgacttgatgttgcttgaGAATCAACTTCCCTTCTTTGTTCTTAATAAATTGTGTAAGCTATGTAATGGAGAATCAAGACCTGATACAATCTATGATGATACCCGAAATTTCATTTGGAATTTCTTGAGGTTAGGTCAAGATGTTATGTTATCTAGACCAGATAGTGAAACAAAGCATTTTCTTGATTATGCAAGACATTTATATGTTTCGCCGTTTCTTCATGAACATGAACAACGGTTTATCCGGCGTAAACATTCTGCGACGGAGCTGAAGAAGGCGGCGGCGGTGAAGTTTCAGAAGACTAATACAAGGCGTTTCACGGACATAACTTTTGATGGCGAGGATGGGAAGTTGAATATACCAACTATATATATTGACAATTCTACGGAGTCTCTACTTCGAAATCTCATTGCATTGGAGCAATCTCACCAATATTCTGTAAAATATGTTACAAATTATGCAATCTTCATGAATGATCTCATCAATTCTCCTAAGGATGTgaagttgctgaagaaggatgGGATTTTTGAGGGGCAGGTTAACCCAATTGAGGTGGCTGATTTGTATAAAAATCTTCTAAAAGAGGTTACAGTGCCTTATGATGTTTGTTTCTCTCAAGTTTACCATGAATTGGAGAGCTATTATGATAGTTCATGGTATAGACTTGGGACGATAAGGCACAGATGTGTCTCAAAAATCTGCAAAATGATGAAGTGTGTGAAAACAAAATATTTCGACTCCCCATGGTCACTCATAGCATTCATTGCTGCATCAACTGTCCTTGGCTTGACTATGGAACCAACAATTGCTTCTTTCAAGTCTTTGAAGCAAAAAGGAGTGGCCGCTGTCTCACATGAAACAGGAGTTGTGGAATGA